A genomic segment from Streptomyces sp. NBC_01233 encodes:
- a CDS encoding sensor histidine kinase, producing MYRLLRAPLQPVTCSRWLHLCVPILLVALWMFVGPEAPWVPLLIAIPLGLVPWVRLVEGLQARFLLTPHDWGRTESTISAVPSARWNDRWRTLLWLEVRLVLAGGAWVPTVWLPAMSVELVSIALGHPLGGDLMLPLEPPRWAAALLVPVPLILLIAIVVVLGELITAIAQRLLGPSAAERLSALEARTEQLLERNRIARELHDSIGHALTVAVVQAGAARAAGDPEFTDRALCAIEETGRAALEDLERVLGVLRESGQPPSQRPTLVEADRLLESARASGAAVDAQLTGPLDKLPGPVTREGYRILQEALTNVLRHCGPVPVRVRIEMAGDRLDLEVSNPLPDGPALMQRSGSGLRGMRERAALLGGEAETGPHEGSWRVRARLPLERIR from the coding sequence ATGTACCGACTCCTCCGTGCCCCGCTCCAACCAGTGACCTGCTCACGCTGGTTGCACCTCTGCGTGCCCATCCTGCTGGTGGCGCTCTGGATGTTCGTAGGGCCCGAGGCGCCGTGGGTTCCGCTGCTCATCGCGATACCGCTCGGTCTGGTCCCCTGGGTACGGCTGGTCGAGGGGCTGCAGGCGCGGTTCCTGCTCACCCCGCACGACTGGGGCCGCACGGAGAGCACCATCAGTGCGGTCCCCTCCGCGCGGTGGAACGACCGGTGGCGGACCCTGCTGTGGCTGGAGGTGCGGCTCGTCCTCGCGGGGGGCGCCTGGGTCCCGACCGTGTGGCTCCCCGCCATGTCGGTCGAACTGGTCTCGATCGCACTCGGGCATCCGCTGGGAGGCGACCTCATGCTTCCCCTCGAGCCCCCGCGGTGGGCCGCCGCGCTGCTGGTGCCGGTGCCGCTGATCCTGCTCATCGCCATAGTGGTCGTGCTCGGGGAGCTGATCACCGCGATCGCCCAGCGGTTGCTGGGGCCTTCGGCGGCCGAGCGGCTCAGCGCGCTGGAAGCCCGGACCGAACAGCTTTTGGAGCGCAACCGGATCGCTCGCGAGCTGCACGACTCCATCGGGCACGCGCTGACGGTGGCGGTGGTGCAGGCGGGGGCCGCCCGGGCCGCCGGCGACCCGGAGTTCACTGACCGGGCGCTGTGCGCGATCGAGGAGACGGGCCGGGCCGCACTGGAGGATCTGGAACGGGTGCTGGGGGTCCTGCGGGAGTCCGGGCAGCCGCCGTCGCAGCGGCCGACCCTCGTGGAGGCGGACCGGCTGCTGGAGTCGGCCCGGGCCTCCGGGGCCGCGGTGGACGCGCAACTGACCGGCCCACTCGACAAGTTGCCGGGGCCGGTCACTCGGGAGGGGTACCGGATCCTCCAGGAGGCGCTCACGAACGTGCTGCGGCACTGCGGTCCGGTACCCGTACGGGTGCGGATCGAGATGGCCGGGGACCGGCTGGACCTGGAGGTGTCGAACCCGCTGCCGGACGGGCCGGCCCTGATGCAGCGCAGCGGGAGCGGGCTGCGCGGGATGCGGGAGCGGGCCGCACTGCTCGGCGGGGAGGCCGAGACCGGTCCGCACGAGGGCAGTTGGAGGGTGCGCGCCC